From the Deinococcus gobiensis I-0 genome, the window CGCCGCCGACCAGGGCCTTGGCCGCGTCCTGAAGGGCGGTGAGGGCCACACGCTGCGTGAAGGGGCCGGTCGAGACGCGCGCCACGCCCAGCGCCTGCAACTCGCTGGCGCTCAGGCTCTTGCCCGGCACGCTGATGACGGTCAGGCGGTTGTGCCCGAGCGCCCGCGCGACCTGCGCGATTTCGTCGCGCGCGATCAGGCCGGGCACGAAGACCACGGGCGCGCCCGCTTCCAGGAAGGCCTGGCCCCGCCGGATGGCTTCGGCCAGCACGTCGTCGCGCGGGGTGCTCGCGTCGGCGCGGGCCACGGCGTCGGTGCGGGCGTTGAGCACGAACTCGATCCCGGCGGCGCGTCCGGCGGCCATCACGGCGCGCACGGCGTCCACGGCCTCGTCCAGCGGGCGCATCTGGTCCTCGAGGTTGCCGCCGACCACGCCGGCCTCAATGGCCCGGCGCGCCGTCTCGCCCGCGTTGCCGTACCCGGCTTCGAGGTCCATCGAGACGGGCAGGTCCACCGCGGCCACGATGCGCCGCACCATGTCGAGGTGCAGGTCGAGCGGGATGTGCTCGCCGTCGGGATAGCCGAAGGTCGAGGCGATGGAGTGGCTCGCGGTCGCCAGGGCCTGCACGCCGGGCACGTCGGCCACGACCTGAGCCGACACCACGTCCCAGACGTTGGCGAGGGTCAGGATCTCGGGGGCGGTGTGCAGGTCGAGCAGGCGGCGGGCTTTGGTGGCGAGGTCGGGGGTGGTGGTCATCTCAGGCTCCTTGGGTATGGCGGGGGAAAGCGGCAGTTCGCCTAACTATCTACCTATAGGTAGATAAAGTCAAGTCCTGCAGAGGAAAGCGTTGCTCCGGCGGGAGGCGGAGACGCCCGCCTCCGGAACGGGAAAGCGGGCGTGGACGGCCCCGCGCCTCCACCGCCCGCTCGCCGGTCCGGCTTCAGCCCAGGTCGGTCAGGACCCCGCTCAGGTCCTTCTTCACGCAGGTGAACATGGGCACGTCACGCAGGGTGTACATGCTCGCCTCGGTGTAGCGCAGCCGGCCCACGAGGTCCACGAATTCCTGGGGGTAGTCGCTGTCGAAACTCACCACGAACTCCTGGTCGTCGATGCCGTAGGAGTAGCTCGTGTTGATGCGCACGCCCTTGAACGGCCCCGACGCATAGATGTGCTCGTCCATCATGCCCTGGCGCGAGTGCGGCGAGAGGTCGTACCACGCCCGCGTCTTGATGAAGGGGTAGATGAACAGATACTTGCCCTGCCCCGGCAGGATCTCCAGGCCGTGTCCCGAACCTTCGATGCGGTTGACGTACTGGCTGCGTTTCTGCATGGCGGTGTAGTGGTAGGGCTGCGTGAGGTAGCCCATCAGGCGGGTGCGGTTCAGGCGGGCCTGGGCCTCCTGGAACTCGCGCACGTCGAAGGCGATGCGCCACAGCATGAAGTCCACGTCGCCGCGCAGGCCCACCAGCGAGTAGGTGCGCTGGATCAGGCCCTTCTCGGCCGGGGCGTCCTCGGTCCAGCCCTCCACGGCGGCCTGGAACTCGGCCTTCAGCTCGTCGCGCTCGGCCTGGGGCAGCCGCCGGAAAGCGGGGTCGAGCTTGTAGAAGGCGTAGTTCAGGAACTGCCGGTTGGCGCGGTCCGGCTCGCGCCCCGTGACCTGCCCGCTGGGATCGAGGTCCACCATCATCTTCGGGCGTCCGGGACGGCCCCCGGCAGGGGCACCGGCCGGGGACGCGCCGGCCGGCCGGGCACCGGCACCGGGCGGCGTGGCCTCGGTCTGCTGGGGGGGCGTCGGCCCGCCGTGCTCTCGCTCGCCGCTCACTGGACCGCCTCCACCTTGGCGATCTCCTGGCCGCGCAGGTCGTGCGTCAGGCCGAAGTTCTCCCGGTACAGCGCCTGAATCGCGCCGTACTCCTCGGCGGTCAGCGGCGCGGCTCCGAAGGTCGCGGCGTACTCGCGCAGGCCCCCCTCGGCGTAGATGTTGGGCAGCACCGTGCCCATCGCCGGCGAGTGCAGCGCGAACTGCAGGGCGAGCTGTCCGATGGTGCGGCCCCGGCCCTCGACGAACTCGGCGTTCAGTTGCTCGACCTTCTTCAGGCCGTCTTCCATCCAGGCCTTGCGCTTGGCGTTGGTGGTCATGCGCCAGTTGCGGTGGTCGCCGGGCTCGAACTCGGTGTCCAGCGTCATGTAGCCTTCCAGCAGCCCCGAGGCGTGCGGCACGCGGGCCATCACGCCCACGCCCTCGGCCTCGGCGACCGGCAGGATCTGCTCGCCCAGCACCTGCTCCAGCAGGTTGTAGATGATCTGGGTGGGCGCGCGGCGCTCGCGGACAGAGGCGACGCCTTCCTCGATCTGGCGTTCGTTCAGCGCCGGTCCCAGCGCGGTGCCGTAGGCGCGGATCAGGCCCTCGGCCTTCGCCTTCTCCAGCTCGGCCCACAGGTCGTCTTTGCGGATCGCCTCGACGCGGCAGTTGTGCAGCTGGTAGTAGTCGATGTAGTCGGTGCCCAGGCGCTTGAGGCTGCCTTCCAGCGCCCTGCGCATGTACGCGGGCGTCCAGTCGTGCGGGCGCTCCTGCTGGCCCGGGCGCTCGGGGTTGTTGTAGATGTCGTAGCCGAACTTCGTGCCGATGACGATCTTCTCGCGCACGTCTCCCAGGGCCTCGCGCTGAAGCTCCTCGGCGCGGCCCGAGGCGTAGGTGTCGCCGTTGTCGAAGAAGGTGATGCCCAGGTCGAAGGCCTGACGCAGCAGGCGTTTGCCCATCGCCTCGTCCTTGACGCCCCACCAGGTCGTGCCGACCGTCCAGACGCCGAAGCCCACGGCGCTCAGGGTCAGGTCCGTGCCCTGTAACTTGCGGTATTCCATGCCCGTACTATCCCACCGCGCTCCGGGGATGTTTTACCCCGACCAAGCGGTCAGGCCGGGCGTGGGCCGGGAATGCGGAGCATAGATTTGACGTTGCCTGCATACCGCGTTATAGTTTTCTCAACACCGTCTGAGAGGGCGGTTTTTTCATGCTTGATGTTGTCGGTTCACCCTTTTCTGGGAGTGGGCCAGAGATCGGGTTCCGGGAAGTGCAGCCCGATCTCGGTAAACCCCAGGCTGAGCAGAGGCCGCTGCCGCGACAGCTCGGGCCGTAGCCCGTCGGTGTGCAGCACGGTCATCCGGGCCGCTGAGGCCTGGGCCGTTCCGCCGATGGTCGTCAGCAGCCAGTCCGGGCGGCCATCCAGCGCAGGCTGCGCGACGGTGCGCCACGCGCGGGGCAGCCACGCGGCATTCACCGGGAGGTCGGGGCCGGCACGGCGAAAGGCGAGGTGGGCATAGGGCTCGCCGTCCGCGTCCGTCACGCGCACCTGCCCGGGGACTGACCAGTCGAAGCTGGCCTGCGCCTTGGGAATGGCCCAGTTGCGCCGGCCCCAGGTCACGCTCGCGGCCGTGCTCACCACGATGCGCCGGATGCTGGGGCGGCCCCCGGCCGGCGTGGCGATGGGCGCCTCCACCCACATCAGCTCGTCGTAGGGTCCGACCGGCGAGGCGGCGTAGCGCACGAGCAGCAGGGCCCCCACCCCGGCCGGGCGCAGGCGATAGAGCGCGAGCCAGCCCCGGCCGCGCAGGGTCCAGGGGGCGGGGGCAGTCAGGAGGTAGGGAGAGGACATGGATGTGTCCATTGTCCGCGCTACCCTGCGCCCATGCTCAAGCACGTCTCCTTCCTGTCCCGTGACGTGGGCGCCGCCCTCGCCTTCTACGCGCGCCTGGGCGGCGTGACCGAAAAGGACCTCGTGACCGCCGAGGGCCACCGGCGCGCCGTCCTGCGGCTGGGCGAGGGCCGCCTGCAATTCTTCGGGGTCGCGGGCGAGGCACCTGCGCCGCACCCCCACTGGGCCGAACACGTCGCCGTGCATGTCCGGGGCCTGCGCGCCCTGCTGCCCGATCTGCGCGCGGCGGGCGTCCCCGTGACCCGCGATTTGCAACCCAGCCCTGGTGGGCGCGATATGGCCTTCGTGCTCGACCCCGACGGGCGACAGGTCGAGCTGCTGGAGGCGGACGGAGAGAGCATCTGACGAAAGCGACCCATGCTTTTGGCCGAGCACAGCAAGTGGATTTGGACGAGTAGGACGGACGCCGTCATTCGGAGAACTGCTCTGGCCCTCACGGTTGCCCGGCCGGGCCGCGATATGCTGGCAACAGAACGCCCATGAGCCTGCCCACCCGCCCCATCCAGATCCTGCCGCCCCAGGTCGCCCGCCTGATCGCGGCGGGGGAGGTCGTGTCGCGCCCGCTCGACGTGGTGCGCGAACTGCTCGACAACGCGCTGGACGCCGGGGCCACCCGCATCGAACTGGACATCGCGGGCGGCGGCTTGGACCTGATCCGGGTGCGCGACAACGGCTGCGGCATCCCGGCGGCGTCGGCGGCGCTCGCGGCCGAGCGGCACGCGACGAGCAAACTCTCGCCGGATGGCGCGGCGCTGCGCGTCACCACCCTGGGCTTCCGGGGCGAGGCGCTGTGGGCGGCGGCCCAGGCGGGCGAGCTGCACCTGCTCACCCGGCCGGCCGCGCAGGTCGGCGCCTGCGAGGTCCGGGCGCACGGCGAGGCCACGCGGGTCGCGCGCGTCTCCGCCCCGGCGGGCACGACGGTCACCGTCACGCGCCTGTTCGCCGAACTGCCCGCGCGCCTGCGCACGCAACTCGCGCCCGCCGCCGAGGTCCGCGAGATCACGGCGCTGCTCGGGCGCTACGTGCTGCACCATCCGGGCCTCTCGTGGCGGCTGGTGGTAGACGGCGAGCCCCGCCTGACCCACGCACCCGCCGACCCGCGTGGGGCGGTCGCCAGCGTCTACGGCCCCCTGAGCGCCAACCGGGTCATGGCGGTCGAGGCGCCGGGGATCAGCGGCGTCGTCTCGCGGCCCGAGCTGACGCGCACGCGGCGCGACCGCATGCACTTCAGCGTGAACGGGCGACCCGTGCAGGCCCCGCCCGAGCTGGAAAAGGCCGTCATCGAGGGCTTCGCCGAGCTGCTGGGCGCCGGGGCTGCGCCGCTGTGCGTCCTGAACCTCACGGTGGCCCCCGAGGACCACGACCCCAACATCCACCCGGCCAAGCAGGTGGTCGCGCTGGCCGACCTGCCGGGGGTCGCGGCGCGGGTGCGCGCGGCGGTGGCCGGGGCGCTCGCGGCGCATCCCCTCATGCGCGCGGCCCCGGCCTTGAGCGCGCCGCCCGTCCCGGCGGCCGAGCGCCCCGGCGGCCACTTTCCGGCGCTGACGCTGGTGGGCGTGTACCAGGAGCTGTACCTGCTCGCGCAGGGCGAGGGCGACCTGTGGGTGGTGGATGCCCACGCCGCGCACGAGCGGGTGCTGTACGAGCGCCTGGGCCGCGAGCTGCACGCCGCCGGCCCCATCGCCCTGCCCGAACCCGAGCTGCTGCATCTGACGCCCGAGCAACTGGCCCGGCTGCACGAGCGCGGCCCCGAGCTGCGCGCCTGGGGTCTGGACATCGAGGACTTCGGCGCGGGGCTGGCGCGGCTGCGGGCCGTGCCCGCCGCCCTGGCCGCCCTGCCGGTGCCCCGGCTGCACGAGCAGCTCGTGGAAACGGCGCTGGGCGGGGGCCCCGACCCCCGGCGCGAGGTGCTGGGCCGCCTGGCCTGCGCCCCCGCCCTGAAGGCCGGGATGCTCGACCATGCGCGCGGGGCAGCGGTGCTGGCCGCCCTGGAGGCCTGCGAGCTGCCCTGGGCCTGCCCGCACGGCCGCCCGACCACCCTGCGCCTCTCGGAGCGCGAGCTGGCCCACGCCTTCGGGCGCCGGGGCGTGCGCGACGTGGCGCGTGGGCGCGACGAGCCGGTGCCTGCGCCGCAGCGCTGAGGGTGCAACCCTGAAGGCTGGCTCAAGGCGCGTGCCCGCCGCTCGCGGCAAACCTCTACCTCGCTCACTTAATGTTCAGGTGAAATCGCGATCAGGAGGTTTTGCTCATGAGTGACCGGAAACCCGCCGATGCTCCCCAGCCCCCCACCCGCCGCGCCGCCCTGAAGCTGCTGGGCGCCGCCGGCCTCGCCAGTGCGGCCGCGCCGCTCGCCCGTGCCCAGACGGCTCCGGCGGCGCCCGCGCCCACCCCCGCCGCGCCGCCCGCCCCCATGGCCCCCATGAACGGCAACGGCTTCTACCGCCAGCAGCTCGGAGAGATGACCGTGACCGTCGTCAGCGACGGCACGGCCCCTCTGGCGGCCCTCCTGCCGACCTGGGGCGCGAACCCCGACCGCCAGGGCGAATTTGCCGCCGCCCTGGCCGACTACGGCGTGGCGGCCACGAATACGGTCAACCATTTCAACCCGGTGGTCATCGAGATCGGTGGCCGGCGCACCCTGATCGACACGGGGCGAGGCGGCACGGGCGGGCAGCTCGTCGCCAATCTCGCCCGCGCGGGCATCACTCCGCAGAGCATCAACACGGTGTTCATCACGCATGGGCACGGCGACCACATCGGCGGCCTGACCGCGAACGGG encodes:
- a CDS encoding isocitrate lyase/PEP mutase family protein, with amino-acid sequence MTTTPDLATKARRLLDLHTAPEILTLANVWDVVSAQVVADVPGVQALATASHSIASTFGYPDGEHIPLDLHLDMVRRIVAAVDLPVSMDLEAGYGNAGETARRAIEAGVVGGNLEDQMRPLDEAVDAVRAVMAAGRAAGIEFVLNARTDAVARADASTPRDDVLAEAIRRGQAFLEAGAPVVFVPGLIARDEIAQVARALGHNRLTVISVPGKSLSASELQALGVARVSTGPFTQRVALTALQDAAKALVGGGTLPADTRALN
- a CDS encoding chlorite dismutase family protein; translation: MMVDLDPSGQVTGREPDRANRQFLNYAFYKLDPAFRRLPQAERDELKAEFQAAVEGWTEDAPAEKGLIQRTYSLVGLRGDVDFMLWRIAFDVREFQEAQARLNRTRLMGYLTQPYHYTAMQKRSQYVNRIEGSGHGLEILPGQGKYLFIYPFIKTRAWYDLSPHSRQGMMDEHIYASGPFKGVRINTSYSYGIDDQEFVVSFDSDYPQEFVDLVGRLRYTEASMYTLRDVPMFTCVKKDLSGVLTDLG
- a CDS encoding aldo/keto reductase, whose product is MEYRKLQGTDLTLSAVGFGVWTVGTTWWGVKDEAMGKRLLRQAFDLGITFFDNGDTYASGRAEELQREALGDVREKIVIGTKFGYDIYNNPERPGQQERPHDWTPAYMRRALEGSLKRLGTDYIDYYQLHNCRVEAIRKDDLWAELEKAKAEGLIRAYGTALGPALNERQIEEGVASVRERRAPTQIIYNLLEQVLGEQILPVAEAEGVGVMARVPHASGLLEGYMTLDTEFEPGDHRNWRMTTNAKRKAWMEDGLKKVEQLNAEFVEGRGRTIGQLALQFALHSPAMGTVLPNIYAEGGLREYAATFGAAPLTAEEYGAIQALYRENFGLTHDLRGQEIAKVEAVQ
- a CDS encoding VOC family protein; this translates as MLKHVSFLSRDVGAALAFYARLGGVTEKDLVTAEGHRRAVLRLGEGRLQFFGVAGEAPAPHPHWAEHVAVHVRGLRALLPDLRAAGVPVTRDLQPSPGGRDMAFVLDPDGRQVELLEADGESI
- the mutL gene encoding DNA mismatch repair endonuclease MutL, with the protein product MSLPTRPIQILPPQVARLIAAGEVVSRPLDVVRELLDNALDAGATRIELDIAGGGLDLIRVRDNGCGIPAASAALAAERHATSKLSPDGAALRVTTLGFRGEALWAAAQAGELHLLTRPAAQVGACEVRAHGEATRVARVSAPAGTTVTVTRLFAELPARLRTQLAPAAEVREITALLGRYVLHHPGLSWRLVVDGEPRLTHAPADPRGAVASVYGPLSANRVMAVEAPGISGVVSRPELTRTRRDRMHFSVNGRPVQAPPELEKAVIEGFAELLGAGAAPLCVLNLTVAPEDHDPNIHPAKQVVALADLPGVAARVRAAVAGALAAHPLMRAAPALSAPPVPAAERPGGHFPALTLVGVYQELYLLAQGEGDLWVVDAHAAHERVLYERLGRELHAAGPIALPEPELLHLTPEQLARLHERGPELRAWGLDIEDFGAGLARLRAVPAALAALPVPRLHEQLVETALGGGPDPRREVLGRLACAPALKAGMLDHARGAAVLAALEACELPWACPHGRPTTLRLSERELAHAFGRRGVRDVARGRDEPVPAPQR
- a CDS encoding MBL fold metallo-hydrolase, whose amino-acid sequence is MSDRKPADAPQPPTRRAALKLLGAAGLASAAAPLARAQTAPAAPAPTPAAPPAPMAPMNGNGFYRQQLGEMTVTVVSDGTAPLAALLPTWGANPDRQGEFAAALADYGVAATNTVNHFNPVVIEIGGRRTLIDTGRGGTGGQLVANLARAGITPQSINTVFITHGHGDHIGGLTANGQPVFTNAQHVMGEAEFNFWTTQANPNDAVKNNLIALKGRFRLIAAGAEIVPGLTSVSTPGHTANHLSVLARVGTGPGLMVFGDAAGHFLLSLKYEGAYVGFDADGAQAARTRQAIFARATDEKLWVTGYHFPFPALGHLRRAAPGSYEFEPTVWNWS